The Falsibacillus albus nucleotide sequence CAAGGAGCTATCGGATGATGGAAGGATTCGGTGTCCATACATACCGTTTCGTCAATGACAAAGGTGAGGCACATTTTGTCAAATTCCACTGGAAGCCGAAACTTGGCGTTCATTCCCTCGTTTGGGACGAGGCACAAAAGATTGCCGGAAAAGATCCTGATTTTCATCGGAGAGATCTCTGGGAATCTATTGAGAACGGCGACTATCCGGAATATGAGCTTGGCGTCCAATTGATCAAGGAAGAAGACGAATTCAAATATGATTTCGATGTTTTGGATCCGACAAAGCTTTGGCCAGAGGAATTGGTGCCTGTGAAGATCATCGGAAAAATGACGCTCAACCGCAATCAAGATAATGTATTTGCGGAAACAGAGCAAGTAGCTTTCCATCCTGGCCATGTCGTCCCCGGAATAGATTTCACAAACGACCCGCTATTACAGGGACGCCTTTTCTCTTACACTGATACACAGCTCATTCGCCTTGGCGGGCCGAATTTCCATGAGATTCCGATCAACCGCCCTGTATGCCCGTTCCATAACAACCAGCGCGACGGCTATCACAGAACGACCGTCAATACAGGTCAGGTAGCCTATTACCAGAACTCGCTGCAAAATAACGAACCTGCCCCAGCTGCAGAAGAAGATGGGGGGTATGTCCATTATCAAGAAAAAGTGGACGGCAACAAGGTGAGGAAAAGAAGTGAGAGCTTTGAGGACCATTACTCTCAAGCAAAGCTGTTCTGGAACAGCATGTCTGATGTAGAACAGCAGCATATCATCAAAGCCTTCCGTTTTGAACTTGGCAAAGTCAAAAGCAAAGAAGTCCAGCAGCAGGTCGTCAACATGTTCAGCAATGTCTGTACGTATTTGGCAGGTGAAGTCGCGAAAGGGATCGGTGCAAAAGTTCCGGATCATGCAGAAGGCTCTCCTGAAGAACGATCTTCCCAGGCATTGAGTCAAATGAATACAATGAAGTCCCCTGCCACAAGGAAATTGGCCATCTTGGCAATGGATGGTTTTGACTACGAAGCAGTCCAAAAAGTGATGGATACGTTGAAGGCTTCCGGGGCGATGCCGGAAATCATCAGCGGATCGCTTGGATCGATCAAAAGCAAGGACGGCAACGAATTGGATGTGGATAATACATTCCTCACCGTTGACTCAGTCCTATATGATGCGGTTTATGTACCCGGTGGGAAAGAAAATGTGGAAGGTCTGAAAAAAGAACGCGAAGCCGTAAGCTTCATTCAGGAAGCGTATAGCCATTTCAAGGCAGTAGCCGCTTCCACTGAGGGAACGGAATTGTTCTCTACCATCGGTGTCGACTCAAATGAAGCAGGCATCATCACGACCGACGAAAATACAAAATTTGATTCATTCTCTGAACAGCTGCTAGAAGCCATCACGGAACACCGCCACTGGAACCGTTCTATATAGTTTATTCAAGCTGCCGGGTATGAACCGGCAGCTTTTGATTTAACAAAGTTACCAGTAAACAACCAAAAGATCATACTTATCATTGTTCAATGGTTTGAACTGAACCATCTTTTTTGAAGAAGTTGATGATCACCTTATTTTCCTTTCCTTGTACATAAGCAAGTGTAGCAATTTGTATTTCAGCGTCTTCATTCCAATTCAAACTTAGTTCGATTCCTATATGTCTCTCTTTTAAATTTCCAACATCAATATCTCCTGACGGAAGATTGCTGTTGCCTTTGGAATTTTCCGCCTTGAAGAATTGATAAGTCCACCCTTCTAACGGCTCTCCTTCTGGATTTTGCACTTTCTCTTTTATTGTTGGTTTGCCGAATTCCTTCTCAGCTTCCTCCTTGGTCATTTTCATGCTCAGCTTTCTTTTGATTTGTTCTGCTTTTTCCAAGATTAATTTATCGCTTATATCGGCTGATTGAAGCCTGGAGTGGTTTGAAGCTGGAGCTTTCAAAGTATGGTGCAAATGGAACACGTAATCAGATTCCGGCAGAAATAGAAGAAATAATAAGCACACCATGATGATCGCGGCTGGATAGCGGAAACCTCTATTCCGTTTATCATGAATCGAATCGTTGAAAATGGATTTAAGGATCTTTTGTTCCTCCTTTTTAGTAAAAACGGGATTATCACTAATATAATGATGCAAATACTTCCTAAACTCTTTTTTATTCAAGGCGGAACCCTCCCAGCTTGGAATGCAACTGCTTTTTCGCCCTTGAAATTCTGCTTTTTACAGTGGATGGCTTACATTGGAGCAATTCGCTTATTTCGGTTGTATTCAGCCCTTTATAATAGTAAAGAATGATGACTTCGCGATATTTTACCGGCAGCTTAAATACAGCATTGCCGAGCTTTTCGTTTTCAAAACGGGTAAAGTAGCGTCGTTCTGTTGATATATCCGAATAGCTGGAAGGAAACAAATTTGTTAGGGACAACATGCGATTGCCCCATGACTTCAAGTAATCCTTTGATTTATTGATCGCAATCCGATAAATCCACGTTTTCAGTGATGACTGTTCCTGAAATGTATCCCGTTTTAAATACACGGTGATAAATACATCCTGTGTCAAATCCTCAGCTGTATTCCACTCCTTCACATAGGTAAAGATGAGTCTCTTTATCTCTTCTCCATATTTTTTTATAAGATCACTCATCATTTCGCTTTCGGATTGTTTCCGATTGTGCTCCCCCTGCACATTGACCACCTAATTCTATTTTTATTTATTTTATGAAAGTTTTGTTATTAGACGATTGAATTTGGAAAAAGGATGCATGATTCTCAAAAGAATCTCGATGTTGGAGGAAAATCTACAAAAAAAAACGCCAAATGGCGCTTTTTATACTTCAACAGCCGGAAGGGTCTTTCCTGTTTCCAGCAAGGATTTCAAATTGCTTATGATGGCCGGCCAGCCGTTATTGGCCCCATAAAAAGTTGATGTATCGGCGACAATATCTGAGTCGGCCAATTTTTCATGCTTCAACGTCAATTTAACAGTATCCTTCATTTCCACCAATTCAAATGTGACAAGCGTTGGTTCTTCCCTCTCCAACGGGTCGTCTACATGATTCCATGTAAAAGAAAGCAGTTTGTTTTCCTCAGAGGCCAGGACGGTTCCATAAACATCTACCTCATTCGACGGCCTGTAATAAGTCACCTTTGACCCTTCTTTCCAATCTGATTCAACCTTGCTCCCAAAGAAATATTTTTCAGTAAACTCTCCGGAAG carries:
- a CDS encoding sigma-70 family RNA polymerase sigma factor; protein product: MQGEHNRKQSESEMMSDLIKKYGEEIKRLIFTYVKEWNTAEDLTQDVFITVYLKRDTFQEQSSLKTWIYRIAINKSKDYLKSWGNRMLSLTNLFPSSYSDISTERRYFTRFENEKLGNAVFKLPVKYREVIILYYYKGLNTTEISELLQCKPSTVKSRISRAKKQLHSKLGGFRLE
- a CDS encoding SRPBCC family protein; the protein is MNNNTFYYATYIAATPENVWKALTSGEFTEKYFFGSKVESDWKEGSKVTYYRPSNEVDVYGTVLASEENKLLSFTWNHVDDPLEREEPTLVTFELVEMKDTVKLTLKHEKLADSDIVADTSTFYGANNGWPAIISNLKSLLETGKTLPAVEV
- a CDS encoding catalase, giving the protein MNDKRKNPKDQQLEEYRVDDSGKKLTTNHGLKVSDTEHSLKAGDRGPTLMEDFHFREKMTHFDHERIPERIVHARGYGAHGEFEVYESMKEFTKAKFLNDPEVKTPVFVRFSTVAGSRGSGDTVRDARGFATKFYTEEGNYDLVGNNIPVFFIQDAIKFPDLIHAVKPEPHNEMPQAASAHDTFWDFVANNTESAHMVMWAMSDRGIPRSYRMMEGFGVHTYRFVNDKGEAHFVKFHWKPKLGVHSLVWDEAQKIAGKDPDFHRRDLWESIENGDYPEYELGVQLIKEEDEFKYDFDVLDPTKLWPEELVPVKIIGKMTLNRNQDNVFAETEQVAFHPGHVVPGIDFTNDPLLQGRLFSYTDTQLIRLGGPNFHEIPINRPVCPFHNNQRDGYHRTTVNTGQVAYYQNSLQNNEPAPAAEEDGGYVHYQEKVDGNKVRKRSESFEDHYSQAKLFWNSMSDVEQQHIIKAFRFELGKVKSKEVQQQVVNMFSNVCTYLAGEVAKGIGAKVPDHAEGSPEERSSQALSQMNTMKSPATRKLAILAMDGFDYEAVQKVMDTLKASGAMPEIISGSLGSIKSKDGNELDVDNTFLTVDSVLYDAVYVPGGKENVEGLKKEREAVSFIQEAYSHFKAVAASTEGTELFSTIGVDSNEAGIITTDENTKFDSFSEQLLEAITEHRHWNRSI